A single Spartobacteria bacterium DNA region contains:
- a CDS encoding amino acid ABC transporter substrate-binding protein: MIKKFAILLLMLLCAGCATQRPAEERETVADCMDGGTGILRIGVCADNPPMVYVDDGVLKGIDVDLARKLCRRMGKNPEFVQLDQQEMLPALTDGRVDVLSSSMSMGRDWKGMAMITDPYMDCGQVALVRRPEASDYDNVGILLGAPVIGVIEQSRGQQFASKNCRKATILECADVEEIVQKLIAGTIDVALFDLPVSWWLAQNYAEQDLVCVDRPITEEQNTWMVAPENEELLLQINEALDEAVRTGVVDRLLAKLNAQEYAHP; encoded by the coding sequence ATGATAAAAAAGTTCGCGATTCTTTTGCTGATGTTGCTATGCGCAGGGTGTGCTACGCAGAGACCCGCCGAAGAGCGGGAGACCGTCGCCGACTGCATGGATGGCGGAACCGGTATATTGCGTATCGGTGTCTGCGCCGATAATCCCCCCATGGTGTACGTTGATGACGGGGTGCTCAAAGGGATTGACGTGGATTTAGCCCGCAAGCTGTGTCGTCGTATGGGAAAAAATCCGGAATTTGTGCAGTTGGATCAACAGGAAATGCTGCCGGCGTTAACCGATGGACGGGTTGATGTATTGTCGTCTTCTATGTCTATGGGACGTGACTGGAAGGGTATGGCCATGATTACCGATCCCTATATGGATTGCGGACAGGTGGCTCTGGTGCGGCGTCCGGAAGCGTCGGATTACGACAATGTGGGGATTCTCCTGGGAGCACCCGTTATCGGAGTCATTGAGCAAAGTCGCGGGCAGCAGTTCGCCTCAAAAAACTGTCGAAAAGCCACGATATTGGAGTGCGCTGATGTGGAGGAAATTGTTCAGAAACTGATAGCCGGCACCATTGATGTTGCCTTGTTTGATTTACCCGTATCGTGGTGGCTGGCCCAGAATTATGCTGAACAGGATCTTGTATGTGTAGATCGTCCGATTACCGAAGAGCAAAATACATGGATGGTTGCCCCTGAAAACGAGGAGCTGCTACTGCAGATCAATGAGGCATTGGACGAAGCCGTTCGTACCGGAGTGGTCGACCGGCTCCTCGCCAAGCTGAACGCGCAGGAATATGCCCATCCCTAA
- a CDS encoding type IIA DNA topoisomerase subunit B: protein MNKKAQPVYDESKIKTLSSLEHIRKRTGMYIGRIGDGSHYDDGIYILVKEVIDNAIDEFIMGNGRVVDIKIKKDRVTIRDYGRGIPLGKVIDCVSRINTGAKYNDDVFQFSVGLNGVGTKAVNALSSDFVVRSVRDGAFAEAQFSRGELQSQNTGTCRERNGTMVSFVPDEDIFGVVVFRDEMLERRFRLYSYLNAGLKIHYNGKDYLSENGLLDLINEDVEDEALYEPMHFKSKSIEISFTHTQRYSENYFSFVNGQFTGDGGTHLSAFREGLLKAFNEFSKKRYSGEDVRDGVVGAIAIRLKDPIFESQTKNKLGNTEIRSELVNTVRETVLDLLHRHPERAEVAIQKIEETEKLRKELQGVQKMAREKAKSISLRIPQLKDCKKHYVHTKNTGLESSIFITEGQSAAGSMVSCRDVNNQAIFTLKGKPMNVCNLKREAIYKNDELYNLMRALNVEDSVTNLRYNKVVLATDADVDGMHIRNLMITYFLRFFEKLVIDGHIMILETPLFRVKNKSKTIYCYSEAERDKAKAKLKASDITRFKGLGEISPSEFKQFIGSGIRLTPVEVDHHHSVPHLLSFYMGKNTPERREYIMDNLVVEVE from the coding sequence ATGAATAAAAAAGCCCAACCTGTTTACGACGAATCAAAAATCAAAACGCTGTCATCTCTGGAGCATATCCGCAAGCGTACGGGCATGTATATCGGACGCATCGGCGACGGCTCACACTATGATGACGGCATCTATATTCTTGTTAAAGAAGTGATCGATAATGCCATTGATGAATTTATCATGGGAAATGGTCGCGTGGTCGATATTAAAATCAAAAAAGACCGGGTTACCATTCGCGATTACGGGCGCGGCATTCCGCTCGGCAAGGTGATTGACTGCGTTTCGCGTATTAATACCGGTGCAAAATACAATGACGACGTGTTTCAGTTCAGTGTCGGACTGAACGGCGTGGGAACCAAAGCAGTCAATGCGCTTTCCAGCGATTTTGTTGTTCGCAGTGTACGTGACGGAGCCTTTGCCGAGGCGCAATTTTCGCGAGGCGAACTGCAATCACAAAATACCGGCACCTGTCGCGAACGAAACGGAACGATGGTGTCCTTCGTTCCCGATGAGGACATTTTTGGTGTGGTGGTGTTTCGTGACGAAATGCTGGAACGGCGCTTCAGGCTGTATTCCTATCTGAATGCCGGGCTGAAAATCCATTACAACGGCAAGGATTATTTGTCGGAGAACGGACTGCTCGACCTGATTAATGAGGACGTAGAAGACGAAGCACTCTACGAACCCATGCATTTCAAATCTAAATCCATCGAAATATCCTTCACCCATACGCAACGATACAGCGAAAATTACTTTTCCTTCGTTAACGGTCAATTCACAGGTGATGGCGGCACCCATTTAAGTGCTTTCCGCGAAGGACTGCTCAAAGCGTTCAATGAATTTTCCAAAAAACGCTATAGCGGTGAAGATGTCCGCGACGGGGTTGTTGGCGCGATCGCTATCCGTCTTAAAGATCCCATCTTTGAATCTCAGACAAAAAACAAACTGGGCAATACAGAAATCCGAAGTGAACTGGTCAACACCGTTCGTGAAACCGTTCTCGATCTGCTTCACCGCCACCCGGAACGGGCCGAAGTCGCTATTCAAAAAATTGAAGAAACAGAAAAGCTTCGCAAGGAGCTACAAGGCGTTCAAAAAATGGCGAGGGAAAAGGCCAAGTCTATCTCGCTACGTATTCCTCAGCTGAAAGACTGCAAAAAACATTATGTCCACACAAAAAATACGGGCTTAGAATCATCGATCTTTATCACCGAAGGGCAATCCGCTGCGGGCTCCATGGTCAGCTGCCGTGATGTAAACAATCAGGCGATCTTCACCCTGAAAGGAAAGCCCATGAATGTCTGCAATCTGAAACGGGAAGCGATCTATAAAAATGATGAACTCTACAACCTCATGCGGGCACTCAACGTGGAAGACAGCGTCACCAACCTTCGTTATAACAAAGTGGTTCTGGCAACCGACGCCGACGTCGACGGCATGCACATCCGCAATCTGATGATTACCTATTTCTTACGTTTCTTTGAAAAGCTTGTCATCGATGGGCATATCATGATTCTTGAAACGCCGTTATTTCGCGTAAAGAACAAAAGCAAGACCATCTACTGCTATTCCGAGGCCGAACGCGATAAGGCAAAAGCAAAATTAAAAGCCAGTGATATTACACGATTCAAAGGACTGGGAGAGATATCCCCGTCAGAATTCAAGCAATTCATCGGCAGTGGCATCCGCCTGACCCCCGTGGAGGTGGATCATCACCATTCAGTGCCCCATCTGCTCTCCTTTTACATGGGCAAAAACACACCGGAACGCAGAGAATACATCATGGATAATCTGGTCGTTGAAGTGGAATAG